attctggtgtccagtcccttcccagattgtccgagataaaaacacttgtaGTTCATACAAGGAACCCCGTAAAtacagccctgagaaactttgggagaattccttattagtatgcttttcagtatatttgaaaatttaaaaacaacattattattaaaattcttgcaaaaacttggaaccctccgtaagaggtcattatttGGTAAAACgggcacattatcattattaaaagccattctcggagttgcagaataaaaagttctttgtgctttttgtaaagaacattcaataaaatatttagggtactTCCtaaagaaattccgggctgcaaaTACGCAAAGCTCTTAAaagcatagaagaaaaagtagccttcttaacttgattactatggttggaataatagtgaatatatgaatttacgtttgtaggttttctatacactgagtatttgaagccatttagaatACGGTGAACACTTACATCTAAAAATGAAAGACAACTTTtgtatatggtactttggtaggaagttctattaaccataataattacctggaacatagatgaacaattgttagtaattatttctcagctgatcccatctcttgtcgtcaatttgtctgatgggtaataagacgttggtattcttaaaatacacgtttaatatcctatgactacattgctctgtgacagttgactcccaagtgtgtgtggagcgtcatacacaatctgacaaaaccaaaacattgctaaacaaaagagcatcgctctgaaaagacttaaatcctactctagtacaaaaccataaagaatcacatcctatctttgaggtaatcaataaatgtttgaatcctgataccaaaacaaatcattacacttatgtacaaagcataacatgtcttattcatgcaatatgatgcaatgttgcgcaatacctgcaacacttgaaataatatagtacattattacaataatacataacaacagccatcacgttcttcttcacaagtgaaattaatggaaggtaccaaattgttcagttcaaagagaaatgcatttacatttttggttagaggccatatgcaaaaaatatcatcaacatacctaaaccacagaacaccataaggcaaaacATTAGGTAAAAATCTggtttaaaaaaactccatatataaattacttaaaacttgttttcaagtcatttataggtacttttgtaagCAGAGatacatcaaaactaatcattttaaacgtaaaattaatagttgtgctatttagtttttctatcagatctacattatgtttgatattggaattcgaaaaaatgcttcctactaaaggtgaaagaatcttaaccagccattttgaaagcttgtaagtacatgacccaacagaactgataattggtctaatgggaTTACAAGGTTTAtgttttaacaagaccatacaaataaggtaaagttggagatattgttacaaattatttaatcaaatctttattattttttaatatactttttactttcttattaaaattagaaagcacacgttcagatggatttgatgtcagtagatcataggtGAAGAATGAGAAATGAGTGGATGCAAAGTTCTTTGCATATTTTATTCCATTTCAAGAAAACTATTTCTGGTTTGAGGGAAGAAATCAAAACTATTTAGTTTTACCCTCACTCGTAGCTTTCAGTCAGTTCTTAAGAAAACCTCCAATAGAACACAAACGATACTTTCACACAGTATGCCTCGCTTCTTTAAGGTTGTTCTCTGTCTTATACAAGATAGCTTGCTTAGTTGCTTCCTCATTTTCAAGGACCTATATATTAGAagttcgtaaataaaaaaaaattaatatttgaatattttaaatattaggATGGTTAATAAATTTCTAAAAGAGCTTGTACTAGACTTTTACTGAGCTCAATCTGTTGTGATACAATACAACACCCTAAAGTAAATCTATTCTAATTATGTTTATGCTGCTCATGGATGAGGGATTTAAAAGACGAGTAATCAGTTACAAAATACTTACAGTATCATTCAAGGATGTTACTCTAATTACCAAATTCATGAGATTTGAAATCGGAGATAATTAAGTTTGAGTTTTTTCAGGTTCTATAGTTCATGTAATGTCTATTTGCAAAGGCATGGCTCATTGAATTTATCAGAGAAATCACAGATATCATCAGAGCTGAGCACAAGGGAAATGCCACACTTTTGAGTGGATAAACCATCCGAAGTGCACAAGTTGTAAATTGAGCATCCCACCTGTCCGCGGATTATACCCCAAGTATTAGGATCATGTGGGTCACAGGCAGTACAGATGTCTGTAAAAGAAAATCATGAATgatgaaaaatattgttattttactTGAATTGTTCCTTTTAGCAAACACGTTTTTCTTGTTGTTAGAAACTGAATTTTTTAATGGTAAACTCATTAACAAAGCACTCACTTCACTATATATCAGTATTCACCATAAAAACTAAATCTTATCTTATATAAGGTCTCCCTAAACAAACCTTCATGCCATCTTCATTATAGCTATAAGCTAGGATGTAAAACCTCCTTGTGATGGACGTTTGGGTAGAACCCCCATGTCTGTCTTTTGCTAGCTTAACTAGAGAGCTGGTGATCATATCGATTATATGCTCAGCCTCTTGTCTATGATATAGCCTtctattcataagcgacctttaaactttgacATTATTGCGATACATATAAGGCTTTCAGTGACTTCCCCAAATCCTCTGCCAAAACACAAACTTCcaataaatgaaaatgtaaaccGAAAAACTGAATACGTCTATATTACCTCCAGATATTCCAGTTGAAGTGGTTTCTACTGGGGTCACAGGTGCTTTTGCTGTGGACATCTTTTGCGTCTCCTGTCCAACTAGCAACTagggaaaaaatacaaaattatgaaattgtcaaagacaatatacatatatatatatatatatatatatgtatatatatgtatatatatatatatatatatacatatatatatatatatatatacatatttatattcatatatatatatatatatatatacatatatatatatatatatatatataaatatatatatatatatatatatatataaatgtaggtacaGGAAACgatgagagggagaccaaagcgaaggtggatggaatgtatcaaggatgaccttcgatcaaagggattaaccttagatgaagtgtgggacagaggtagatggagaatgctggccagaaacatcgaccccatatgaAAGTGGGAGAAGATCCAGACAAAGAAGAGGAAGTGTATGTATATCTTATAGGGTGTGTTTGTGTCTTTACACACTCTGAGTAAGGACACCTTAACATTACTAAAGTTTTCTGTATAGcaacgatcagcaaagctgtactagtgaaggCCACCAATACCAGGTTAGTTTTACTATGAGcaaataatttattaaaaagaatCGTGCAAATGAAGATCCAAACAAAAATTTGAAAACTTGATATCCATGTAATACTAATCAAATATGAGGCCATTGGCCAGTTACAAATGTAAGATGGCAGCTATTTCTTAACGTTGGCTGCAAAATTAGTCACCCAAAGTGGATATTTTCCTTAGAAATATTTGTAAGATCTATatgtggatttctatgtttttcGAGCCTAGTGAAgttgattttaatgtttataatacaaaatttcatattttcaagaatttagtTTTTAGGGCAGAgttgcatatatttttttatgattttacattttttttattttttcaagatgaCCATCAGGTTGTCCTGTTTTTCATTTCATAAGCATGGCACCAAAAGATTTTACCCATGCCACTGTTCCTCTAGGATGTGTAGAGAATCGCTATGTATAAGCAATTACTTATTCTTTTGCATCCTTTTTATAGGAACATTTTTTAGGTTCCCAATAGCTCACTAATATAGTGGAGAGTATTGAACAACATATCAGCCACGTCTCTCCTTCCTGTATATGGTCTCATTCAGCAATGACCAAAGCCTGATAGGTTCCAAGCTTTACATGTTCTCTGAAAACTACATGTGTTGGTGGAAAAAAAGTTGCAAGGCCTCTAGAAGTGAGCAAAGAGATCTAGTCTTACTTCATCCACAATAGCAGCAGTACTTAATCTATTGTACATAAAGACCACAAATTTCTCCCGTCTCTGTAGGTCAAGATCACGAATCAATGCTGGATGCTAGCTGAGATTAGTGAATGTTTCAGAAATGTCATCAAATATGTTCCAAGTCTGCCCtgcagatttttttcctttttccttccacAAATGGAATATATGATGTCAAATCCAGTAAACACACAGAAGTATGAAACCCATCTAGATCTCTCAATCCCTATTGTACAAACTTCCTCGTGTACTGTAACTCATTGAATCGTTGATCTTTAGCCAAAGGTAATCCCCATTTTCTCAATACCTTATTGCTGTAAGGATGGCGCAAAGATATTACTAGCGCATCCATACCATTGGTCTTAATGATAATAGACTTTTGCCCATCAGATGATACACTCCTCGCATGTACACCCAATTCAGAGTCGGCATCCTTATGACAACTTTGGAATACTGCATCCAGAGACTTCatcatattactaattattatgattattagtattactatctattctacaacccagttggaagggcaggatactctaagcccaagggctccaacagggaaaatagcccagtgaggaaaggaaataaggaaacaaataaactacaagagaagtaataagcaaata
The DNA window shown above is from Palaemon carinicauda isolate YSFRI2023 chromosome 37, ASM3689809v2, whole genome shotgun sequence and carries:
- the LOC137628951 gene encoding uncharacterized protein: MLHLGIRDPRRFNLEILASGRPCSRTQPQESKCAVKASFRESTYYGIQQLPEGMKCYLSFPDTSAASLLKTNNLKRNVWELLVGQETQKMSTAKAPVTPVETTSTGISGDICTACDPHDPNTWGIIRGQVGCSIYNLCTSDGLSTQKCGISLVLSSDDICDFSDKFNEPCLCK